The genomic DNA CTCCAAGCATAGCTAATGTCTTGTAAATAAACTCCCTGATTGGTGAAATGCTCCGTAATTCGTGCCTTTGCATACTCTATAAACTCTTCAAAATCTGCTTGATGAATTGTCCATTTAACGAACTTATCTCCATCAAAAAGAGAAGTAGTGAAATTCTTATGATGTGTTAGTACGGCAAATAATTGCGAATAATTGGGTTGTAAATCCTGACATTTTCTAAACTCAACTACTGTATGATACGCTAATAACATACCCGATAAAAACTCATGGCGGAGTGGTTCAAGCTTGTATAAAGCTTTCCTCTTTAATGCTTTACGTAAAACTTCCTGAAAATTTTGTGATAGTTTACCGAAATCATGAAAGATGATAGCGATAAAGCTATCAAACCAAAAACGTTCATCCTTATTTAAAACTGAATCATATCTTTTCCGTAGTTCTGACCAGGCGTCGATTAGCTTATCTGTGTGTTGAACTAACGTTTCAGGGTTATCTTCTGGCTTCGATTTAGCCAGAATATGAGGTAAAAAATTGTCTTTCATAAAGTAAATGTTGGAATGAAAACATCTCCGAAATGAACCCCTCTAAATACTTCGTCCTTAAATGTTACTTTGGGGCCGATAAATGAGAAAAGTTTACGAGCCGCAATCTTTCTAACCCCGTAATCAGACTCGTAAGCAAATCTTGTCGGTAACTGATAGGCGATTGGATCTGAGTCATTTACTCCAAATGAAAACTCTCCTCCCTTTAATGCCTGTGCAAGAACAAGCGGAATGATGTCATCTTCTACCAAGGCATTTTCCAACTCATTGCTTTCTGATTCCGATTCAATCAGTTCTGTTTTTACAATTTTTGCCAATGAATCACTTGAACCCATTGTCAAGGCAAATACAGGGTTGTCGAAAGCAGCCTTAATTTGATGAATTGTTTCTTGACTTTCGCATCCAAATACAATCCAATAATGGGTATCCATGAGAATCTCCCGAGTAATTACACTTCGTCCGGGTAGTGTATCATATTTCCATAAATCACGCGCCATACCACTTGCAATCCCTCTAACTCCTGCTCGAAAAGAGTCTTTTTCAAAAAAATCTTGAGCCGATTTAGGACTTAACCCGAGGGCAGCCCCCGCCAAACCTATCAGGGTAGTTGGCGGAGGCAGTCGAAATGATTTATGAAAATTTTGAAATTCAGGGTTACGAAACGATGCTGTTACAGACCGAATTTCGATTACGCAATGAAGCATAGTTTTATTATTTTAAACACCGTAGTATGAATTAACCCACCCTTTCATAGTCGCAAATCCTTCACCTAAACTTACTACGGTATCATCATTTTTGGTAAAGACTCCTTCCTGAGTGGCAAATACCGATTGGTCAATAAACGGAGCGTAATCGTTTGTCACACTTTTCAGGGCTTCTATATCTACTTGACCGTCACGTTTGATTTTTAGAGTTTCTAAAAAGATAGGGTTCTTAGATTTCATTAGGGCGGCGGCTACAAACTTGGGCGAAATGTCAGCTAAAAAACGAGATTGCCGCCCTGAGCTCCATAACATTTGAAAGGCGTCAATCAACGCATTCACTCTTGTGGCTTTGTCTTCGTTCGTGATTGAGAACTCTTTTTTGCCTGCTCCTTTTAGTTCCTCTCCAACGCGGTCAAGTTCAATTAGTATTGTGCCACGGTAAATGCCTGAGTGGATTTCTGTTTCAAAAATATTAGGATTCCCTCCTGAATCTTTGGCCATGTAGTTAGTACCAAAATCAAGGTCTTCCTGAAACTTATTTAATGCCAGTAGCGCTTCAACTCTGACGGGGGAGGTACGCACAAACGTACCAGCTTTTGCAGCGTCCATGAATCCAAAAAGATCATCGTCAATAAACTTCCCTCCTTCACCCGCTGTTTTTGCAGCTCCTTTATCTTCACTGCTTTCGCCGACAGGAGAAACAGACCATCCTAATTCCTGTAATTTGTCACGAAGGGCGCGGCGTACTGCCTGCGCTGACATGTAAGGAAGTTGATCGCCGTTTTCGAGCGTTACTTTTTTAATGGTGTTAATGTTATCAACTTCTTTGTCACCACCGTTGAGACTGGCGAATGATACTTTGGCTAAATATGTGATTGTGAGGCTATTAGTTTTCATTTTGTAGATTGGTTTGAATCTTGTTTTCTGGGACTTAATTCCACATTGATTTGATTGAGTGCTGAGATAATGACGAATTGACGAACCCATTGAAAACGTTCCTCGTCAATACTATCCAAAAAATCACGGCTATAATTGAGAGTAAAGCGTGATTGGATACGTGCTAATTCCTGTAGAAAACGGTCGTATTGATTCGCTTTTCGTAAGGAGATAATGTATTTGCGCCCTTGCCTTGCGTTTGTTTTACGTTCGGGGGTCTCCCCATAACTTAGAATGCCTTGCCCGATTTGTGCACCGAGCTTAATGGCTTTTTCCTGTAATTCTTTGTCAGTCATTATTTTATGGTTTATGATACGTTCGTATAGAGTTACAAAATCCAAAAGGTCGTTGTATCGTTTATAGCCTATTGCTTTCAACGGGTCGTTGAGTGAGTCGAGTAAATAGCCGTAACAATCATCAAAAAAGCCTTCCATATCTACCAGTATACTTTTCGCTTTTATTACTTTGCCCAAGACAAGTTCACGGAATTGTCTTTCCAATTCGTACCTGTTTTTATTTTGACCAAGCGACGGTTTTAGAATTTTGAGGCTTTGAACAATATCTCGCCAGTTTACCCCCCCCTTTTCTAAGTGATATAATAATTCGGTTACAAATGAGAAGTGAGTAACGTACTCAAATTGTTTTGGACGCATTGTAGATGCAAATGCCTCAGCCCGAATAGATACTAAGCCGACAGGTTTATTACGGATTGTACGCCTAAATTCACTTTGATTTATTTGAGGTTTTGTACGCAATACTTCTTTATAGAGGCAGTGTATTAAGAAGAACAGTGTTTCATTTACCCCTACAAAGTCATTGGATTTACCTAAATAGATGTCCTTTTTATCTTCCTCACTACGCGGAAAATTGGCCAGATACTCATTTATTTTTAGTGAATCCTGATCTTTTATCAGGCTCATAAAACGTTGCGAAATCAAAAAATCAAGATTTAACAAGTTATTAGAAAAGACGAAATAGACATTTAGCGCATCCCGCAATTTGTTAGGATATTGATACAAACTGGTTACCGCAGAAAAACGACTTAAATAAAGTGCCTCCCAACAAATTTTCTTGTCGTTGGTGCTTAGTAAAGAGTTAAAATTGGTAAGCCCCGAAAAGAATGGTGATATATTTTGGGCATCTACCAATTTTTTTCGTTTGTTCCCTGTCAGGTAGCAAGTTTGGCTTCCTTCGTCAAAATGGGCTTTGGTAGGTGTTTCAAGCCGTGTGAGTTTGGTGTATCTTTCATTAAGGTATATTTTACTCAACAACTTGACTTTTCGTTGCTCAAATTCGTCTTTGATTTGTACTGATAAAGCCGGATACTTCTTTTCGATTTCGGCAAACTTTAATGTGTTAGTTTCTTTGGTGGTAACACCCTGTGCGTTATTAGTGAGTAATTCAGTAAAACCATAGGTGTTCATTTTTGGAAATGACACTGGTTCACCAATCATTTCCATTTTATTATTGACTCTAAAATATAGATTGCCTTTCTCGTCCTCTTGCTTTTGAGTATAGGTATCATACACTTCACGCCCCATTGTGTAATAAGTGCGTTCTAACAATTCAAAAAGGGCATCGTGCTCAACCCAAAGACGCTTTTCTTCCAAATCAAAGTGAGTCCCTTTCTCAAGGCTTTCATCTTTCAAAAGATATTTATATAGGCCAATAATGCCATTATCCAAAAAGACATTATTGCAGTACGGGAATTCGATTTTTTTCATGGAATATTCACTTGTTTTTGAAAACGTGGGCAATATCGTGACTCTCAGTGACAACTAATGACACAGCCAAAAAAACATACAGGAAAGTTATCAAACGGATAGAGCTTTGTTGTAACCGATAGGTTATTCTAATTGTTGGTTACAGATGTGGCACCAATTTTCTCGGTCGACGAAGGTCTTATGAATGCAATCTTTGCAAAAGAAGGGCGCAAAATGAAGAAGCGGTTCAGAATCAATCTCTCCCGATTGTCCTGAAAATTGTGTATTTTTGGGTCTCATAACTTTTGTGTTTTGACTTGTTATGGTTGGCCAACTGCTACGAAGTTTCCTAGGCTTTTGTATTAGCAGTTGGCCTTTTTTCTACAATCCGTATTTTGTTGGATTAGAATTTTACATAGAATAAACTGTCTGTTTCAATTCATTTGAATTTTGAAATAGATAAATTGTCTTAAAACCTTACAAAGCTATGCGGAATAAGGCTTAATATCAAGAGCTTATAGAAAATATCTTGAAAATAATCAAAAGCAGGTTAGAATTAGATGATTTCGATATGAAACCCCATACCATATACTCACCCCAAACACCCCCTTGACCGTCAATTCGACACCCTCGAAGAATCAGCATAGGCCAAAACGGAGTATTTGGTGAAGGTCGTTCTGAAAGGGGTGGATTTGTCGAGTTTGAAGGCGTAGGTGATAGTGATTGGCAGTGTTGTAAGAAGACTATGGATGGTGCAACAGCCCCAATTTGTCCAAATGCTTCCAAATGGTATTCAGGTCGCACACGTGCCACAGCGAATTCAGCGCATAATCTCCCGCCGAAAACGTAAGAATAAAGTTGTTTGCACATTTCAAATCGACGACCGCCTGATGGTTACCTTTGCTCAGAGAAGGTGAGTCGGAAAGCTTGATCTCGATGGTGGCCACAATCAGATTGTTCATTTCAATTACCAGATCCAATTCTGCCCCGTGCTGCGTTCGGTAGAAATACGGGATGGCACTCTCATGAAGCTGACTCGTGATCTGCTCAATGACGTAGCCTTCCCACGAAGCTCCTTTTTCAATATGATCCAACAATTGCGTATAACTGCCGATATTGAGTAACTGATGCAGCATACCGCTGTCTCTGAAATAAAGCTTTGGAGTCTTTACCAAACGCTTGCCCAGATTCGTAAAGTAGGGATAGAGTCTTCGGATAATGAATGAGTTTTCTAAAAAGTCCAGGTAATTCTTTACCGTAGGCAAAGCCAGATCCATCACATTGGCAATATCGGTATAAGAGACCATTTTTCCATTGGCGGTTGAAAGCACCCGCAGTAACCGACTGATGGTCAAGGGCTGAGCATTTAAGCCTAAGAGCCGTAAATCGCTATCGACGTAAGTTTTTAAAAAATTTGATTGCCAGAGTCGCCATTGTTCATCTTTGGGAAGCAGCAGGGCCGTTGGAAAACCGCCTTTCGTCCAATGTTGCTCCAGGGTTTTCCCAAACGCAAC from Runella rosea includes the following:
- the cas7i gene encoding type I-B CRISPR-associated protein Cas7/Cst2/DevR, with amino-acid sequence MKTNSLTITYLAKVSFASLNGGDKEVDNINTIKKVTLENGDQLPYMSAQAVRRALRDKLQELGWSVSPVGESSEDKGAAKTAGEGGKFIDDDLFGFMDAAKAGTFVRTSPVRVEALLALNKFQEDLDFGTNYMAKDSGGNPNIFETEIHSGIYRGTILIELDRVGEELKGAGKKEFSITNEDKATRVNALIDAFQMLWSSGRQSRFLADISPKFVAAALMKSKNPIFLETLKIKRDGQVDIEALKSVTNDYAPFIDQSVFATQEGVFTKNDDTVVSLGEGFATMKGWVNSYYGV
- the cas5 gene encoding CRISPR-associated protein Cas5, producing MLHCVIEIRSVTASFRNPEFQNFHKSFRLPPPTTLIGLAGAALGLSPKSAQDFFEKDSFRAGVRGIASGMARDLWKYDTLPGRSVITREILMDTHYWIVFGCESQETIHQIKAAFDNPVFALTMGSSDSLAKIVKTELIESESESNELENALVEDDIIPLVLAQALKGGEFSFGVNDSDPIAYQLPTRFAYESDYGVRKIAARKLFSFIGPKVTFKDEVFRGVHFGDVFIPTFTL
- a CDS encoding ATP-binding protein; the protein is MIERSAKFHIEQSLDIFPAVGIVGARQVGKTTLAKVIGQESQKEVIYLDLEDFRDYQRIEVDPLLFFEQHQDKTIIIDEVQRMMTLFPMLRSAIDRYRVPARFILLGSASPTFLAKSTETLAGRIAYCELTPVSFREAVAFGKTLEQHWTKGGFPTALLLPKDEQWRLWQSNFLKTYVDSDLRLLGLNAQPLTISRLLRVLSTANGKMVSYTDIANVMDLALPTVKNYLDFLENSFIIRRLYPYFTNLGKRLVKTPKLYFRDSGMLHQLLNIGSYTQLLDHIEKGASWEGYVIEQITSQLHESAIPYFYRTQHGAELDLVIEMNNLIVATIEIKLSDSPSLSKGNHQAVVDLKCANNFILTFSAGDYALNSLWHVCDLNTIWKHLDKLGLLHHP